The window GCGGTTACCGCGCATCAACTTGTTGTTGAAGAACAGTGTCACTTCGTTGATCGGGTAGTTCGCCGCAATGTGCAGAGCATTTAACAGGTTTGCTTGTCCGTCTGAACGTAACTCTGCCAATGGGATCTGAGAGCCCGTAACAATCACAGGTTTGCCGAGGTTTTCTAACATGAATGACAGAGCTGAGGCGGTGTAAGCCATAGTGTCTGTACCGTGCAGGATAACGAAACCATCGTACTTATCGTAGTTCGCGCGAATATCATCAGCGATAGTCTGCCAATCAAGTGGCGTCATATCTGAAGAGTCCATCAATGGAGAGTATTCATGAATGGTGTACTCAGGCATTTCTGGGCGATGGAATTCAGGCATGCCAGTTAGCTGCTTATCCATAAAACCTGCGACAGGGACATAGCCGTGGTCCAAAGACTTCTGCATGCCAATTGTGCCGCCGGTATACGCGATATAGATGTGTTTTCTTTCCATGGCGATTAATACTTAGTGTGATATAGGGAACAGGGGGGCGATTATAGCGAATTATCATGCAATAAAAAGAGGCGCCTCACACAGAGGCGCCTCTTGATAACAAAGCGTTGAGCTTAATTTATTGAACTTGGCAGTTTAAGCAAAAAGCGTATCGGCCTTGTGGGTCGTTAAAGTTGCCTAACAGCTGGCTATCTTGAGCTAACTGCTGAGTAACAGGTTGTAAACTGCTTGGAATCATTGATTGAATATCTAAGCCTATCGACATCTGAACTTGATTCATAAATTCTTGAATAAATTGTTCAGTCGTTGAAAGTGGTTCTTCTACCCAGTAGATGTTGTAGGTTTCAAGCTCTGCAAGTGAAGCCGCTGCTGCAATCGCATCATCAAAATCACCAATTTCATCGACTAGACCTTTTTGGATTGCATCTTGACCTGTCCATACTCGGCCTTGAGCGATCTTGTCGACAGCATCGACTTCCAAGCCGCGATTTTCTCCAACTAGGCTGATGAATCGGCGGTAACCATTTTCAATGCCCATTTGGAACGCATCTTTCGCGCCGTCGCTAAGCCCAGTCGTAATACCAAGACCAGAGAAAGGTGACGTACCAACTCCATCAGTGTAAACACCAATATCGTTCAACCCTTTTTCGAAGGTTGTGATAACACTAAAGATACCAATCGAACCAGTTAAGGTCGTTGGTTGAGCCAAGATCTTGTCCGCACCCATCGAGATCCAGTAACCACCCGAAGCGGCAAGGCTAGACATAGATACAACAACCGGCTTGCCCGCTTGCTTGATCGCTTCTATTTCATTGCGAATCACTTCTGAAGCAAATGCGCTACCACCTGGGCTGTCTACACGAAGTACAACAGCTTTTACTTTGTCGTCGTTGCGCGCTTGGCGAAGTAGTGCTGCTGTGGTATCACCACCAACGGTGCCACGTGGCTGCATACCATCCATAATTGCTCCGCTAGCAACAATTACAGCAACATCGTGCGATTCACTTGTTAGGTCAGGAAGCATAGTTGTACGGTACTCGTAGTAACCAAACGCGTTATAGCTGTCTTGACCATCACTGCCGAATACGTCAGCAAGCTCTAGTCGTACTTGCTGGCGAGTTGCTAGTTCGTCAACTAAACCAAGCTTCTCTGCCAGTTTTGCGATATCGCCATCAACCGACTCAAGGTCTTTTAAGAAAGTGTCCATGCTTGGGTTCAAGGTTTTAGCATCGATCTGGCGGTTGTTGCTTACGTCATCAACGTATGCACCCCACAGTTGACCTAACCAACGAGAAGCTGACTCTTTCGCTGCATCTGACATGTCGTCACGAATGAAAGGCTCGATAGCTGACTTATAGGTACCAACACGGAACACGTGAGTGTTGACGTCTAGCTTCTCTAATAACGTTTTGTAGTAAAGCGAATAGGCACTGTAGCCTTTAAGCAGCACGCCGCCGTCTGGCGA is drawn from Vibrio sp. SNU_ST1 and contains these coding sequences:
- the sppA gene encoding signal peptide peptidase SppA; this encodes MKKIFKFIGMIFKGIWKLITFVRLALVNLVFLLSIAIIYFVYFHSDTALPTVPQESALVLNLSGPIVEQSRYINPMDSVTGSLLGKDLPKENVLFDIVETIRYAKDDDKVTGIVLALKELPETNLTKLRYIAKALNEFKATGKPIYAVGDFYNQSQYYLASYATKVFLSPDGGVLLKGYSAYSLYYKTLLEKLDVNTHVFRVGTYKSAIEPFIRDDMSDAAKESASRWLGQLWGAYVDDVSNNRQIDAKTLNPSMDTFLKDLESVDGDIAKLAEKLGLVDELATRQQVRLELADVFGSDGQDSYNAFGYYEYRTTMLPDLTSESHDVAVIVASGAIMDGMQPRGTVGGDTTAALLRQARNDDKVKAVVLRVDSPGGSAFASEVIRNEIEAIKQAGKPVVVSMSSLAASGGYWISMGADKILAQPTTLTGSIGIFSVITTFEKGLNDIGVYTDGVGTSPFSGLGITTGLSDGAKDAFQMGIENGYRRFISLVGENRGLEVDAVDKIAQGRVWTGQDAIQKGLVDEIGDFDDAIAAAASLAELETYNIYWVEEPLSTTEQFIQEFMNQVQMSIGLDIQSMIPSSLQPVTQQLAQDSQLLGNFNDPQGRYAFCLNCQVQ